In Cellvibrio polysaccharolyticus, a genomic segment contains:
- a CDS encoding type I restriction endonuclease subunit R has translation MVSQTNEQALESAIEKCLAGISTEELKEGLSQQSLGAGYFIGAASDFNMQYAIDERFFWQFLQKTQEVELAKLQKNNPADWQCKLLERFDRLIKKHGILHLLKKGLSVDDAHFNLLYPAPLASSSEKVKQNFADNVFSCTRQVRYSMANPLQEIDMVLFINGIPLITLELKNAWTGQTARYHGQKQYRDDRDATQPLLTFGRCLVHMAVDTDEVYMTTKLSGGSTFFLPFNKGHNLGQGNPPNPTGHKTAYLWQEVFTKESLANIIQHFVRLDGSSKDPLPKRTLFFPRYHQLDVVRKLVDHAAQHGVGQTYLIQHSAGSGKSNSITWAAYQLIETYPASSDVAGGKSLEQPLFDSVIVVTDRRLLDKQLRDNIKEFSEVKNIIAPANKSSELKQALENGKKIIITTIQKFPFIIDGIADLSDKRFAVIIDEAHSSQSGSAHDNMNRAMGKSEIEEVEDAQDKILQAMKSRKMRGNASYLAFTATPKNSTLEKFGQRQEDGSFKPFHLYSMKQAIEEGFILDVLANYTTYKSYYEIEKSIADNPEFDTKKAQKKLRAYVERSQQTIDTKAEIMLEHFVPHVVNAKKLKGKGKGMVVTQNIETAIRYYKAIRRILEEQGNPFKVAIAFSGTKEVDGIEYTEADINGFSESDTKDMFDTDEYRLLVVANKYLTGFDQPKLCAMYVDKKLASVLCVQTLSRLNRSAPKWGKKTEDLFVLDFFNSVEDIQSAFDPFYTATSLSQATDINVLHELKDEMDDVGVYEWYEVEDFVTRYFKNEDAQTLSPIIDVAAARFDHELELEAEAKVDFKIKAKQFVKIYGQMASIMPYEMVSWEKLFWFLKFLIPKLKVEDPDADAIDELLDSVDLSSYGLQRVKLNHSIKLSDQEAELDPQNPNPRGAHGGEKETDPLDEIIRTFNERWFQGWSATPEEQKVKFVNIAESIRNHPDFESKYKNNPDPHNRDLAFEKMLKEIMLQRRKDELELYKLFAGDSAFKASWTQSMQRMVGR, from the coding sequence ATGGTCAGTCAAACCAATGAACAAGCATTAGAGTCGGCCATTGAGAAATGTCTGGCTGGGATCAGTACTGAAGAGCTCAAAGAGGGGCTGAGTCAGCAGTCACTGGGTGCTGGATACTTCATTGGTGCTGCTAGTGACTTTAATATGCAATATGCCATTGATGAGCGTTTTTTCTGGCAATTTCTGCAAAAGACACAAGAAGTAGAGCTGGCCAAACTGCAAAAGAACAACCCCGCAGATTGGCAGTGTAAGTTACTCGAACGATTTGACCGACTGATTAAGAAGCATGGCATTCTGCATTTACTTAAGAAAGGGCTAAGCGTAGACGATGCTCATTTCAATTTGCTCTATCCAGCCCCTTTGGCAAGCAGTAGTGAGAAGGTAAAGCAAAACTTTGCAGATAACGTGTTTAGTTGTACTCGCCAAGTACGCTATTCCATGGCAAATCCCCTACAAGAAATCGACATGGTATTGTTTATCAACGGAATACCATTGATAACGCTGGAGTTGAAAAACGCATGGACGGGGCAAACAGCACGTTATCACGGCCAAAAGCAGTATCGGGATGATCGAGATGCAACTCAGCCATTGCTGACCTTTGGTCGCTGCCTAGTGCATATGGCGGTCGATACCGACGAAGTGTATATGACCACCAAGTTATCAGGTGGCAGTACCTTCTTCTTGCCGTTCAATAAAGGACACAATCTTGGACAAGGCAATCCGCCGAACCCAACTGGCCATAAAACGGCATACCTATGGCAAGAAGTATTCACCAAAGAAAGCTTGGCGAATATTATTCAGCATTTTGTGCGTCTGGATGGGTCAAGCAAAGATCCATTACCAAAGCGAACCCTGTTCTTTCCTCGATACCACCAATTGGATGTGGTGAGAAAATTGGTAGACCATGCTGCCCAGCACGGTGTCGGTCAGACTTATTTAATTCAACATTCTGCCGGTTCAGGTAAGTCTAATTCGATTACTTGGGCTGCTTATCAGTTAATTGAAACCTATCCTGCATCGTCTGATGTGGCAGGCGGAAAAAGCTTGGAGCAACCGTTGTTTGACTCTGTGATTGTTGTCACCGATAGACGCCTATTGGACAAGCAGCTGCGGGATAACATTAAAGAGTTTTCTGAAGTAAAGAACATTATTGCCCCGGCGAACAAGTCATCTGAGCTTAAGCAGGCGCTGGAGAATGGCAAAAAGATCATTATAACGACGATTCAGAAATTCCCGTTCATTATTGATGGTATCGCTGATCTTAGTGACAAGCGCTTTGCGGTGATCATCGATGAAGCACACAGCTCACAGTCTGGTTCGGCGCATGACAATATGAACCGAGCGATGGGCAAGTCTGAAATCGAAGAGGTAGAAGATGCTCAGGATAAAATCCTTCAGGCGATGAAATCGCGCAAGATGCGCGGGAATGCATCGTACCTGGCATTTACAGCGACACCAAAAAACAGCACTTTGGAGAAATTTGGTCAACGCCAAGAAGATGGCTCTTTCAAGCCGTTTCACTTGTATTCGATGAAACAAGCCATTGAAGAAGGCTTCATCTTGGATGTGCTGGCAAATTATACGACGTACAAAAGTTATTATGAGATTGAGAAATCAATCGCTGATAACCCTGAGTTTGATACCAAAAAGGCGCAGAAAAAACTCAGAGCTTATGTAGAGCGAAGCCAGCAAACAATTGATACCAAGGCAGAGATTATGCTGGAGCATTTTGTTCCACATGTCGTGAATGCGAAAAAACTCAAAGGTAAAGGTAAGGGAATGGTGGTCACTCAAAATATTGAGACGGCCATTCGATACTACAAAGCGATAAGGCGGATACTTGAGGAGCAAGGGAACCCCTTTAAAGTTGCCATTGCTTTCTCAGGAACCAAAGAAGTTGACGGTATTGAATATACCGAAGCAGATATTAATGGTTTTTCCGAGTCAGATACCAAAGATATGTTTGATACCGATGAATATCGACTTTTAGTGGTTGCTAACAAGTATCTGACTGGGTTTGACCAGCCTAAGCTTTGCGCCATGTATGTGGACAAGAAGCTCGCCAGTGTCTTGTGTGTACAGACATTGTCTCGTCTCAATCGAAGTGCGCCTAAATGGGGTAAAAAAACTGAAGACCTGTTTGTTTTAGATTTTTTCAACTCGGTTGAAGATATTCAGTCAGCATTCGATCCTTTCTACACAGCAACGTCATTGTCCCAAGCTACAGATATAAACGTACTGCACGAGTTGAAAGATGAAATGGACGATGTCGGTGTGTACGAGTGGTATGAAGTTGAAGACTTTGTGACGCGTTATTTCAAGAATGAAGACGCCCAGACACTCAGTCCAATCATTGATGTTGCAGCAGCACGGTTTGACCATGAGCTGGAGCTTGAAGCTGAAGCTAAAGTGGACTTTAAGATTAAAGCCAAGCAGTTCGTGAAAATCTATGGGCAGATGGCTTCTATCATGCCTTATGAAATGGTCAGCTGGGAAAAACTGTTTTGGTTCCTGAAGTTTTTAATACCGAAATTGAAAGTAGAAGATCCCGATGCTGATGCTATTGATGAGCTTCTCGATTCTGTCGATCTGAGTTCATACGGTTTGCAACGTGTGAAGCTTAACCACAGTATTAAACTTAGTGACCAAGAAGCGGAGCTTGATCCTCAAAATCCGAACCCACGTGGGGCGCATGGCGGTGAAAAAGAAACTGACCCGCTGGATGAAATAATTCGCACATTTAATGAACGATGGTTCCAGGGCTGGAGTGCCACACCTGAAGAGCAAAAGGTTAAGTTCGTGAACATCGCTGAGAGTATCCGTAATCACCCAGATTTTGAATCTAAATACAAAAACAACCCAGATCCTCATAATCGAGATTTGGCTTTCGAAAAAATGCTCAAGGAAATTATGCTGCAACGCCGTAAAGATGAACTTGAGCTCTACAAGTTGTTCGCAGGAGATTCAGCATTTAAAGCGTCGTGGACGCAAAGTATGCAACGAATGGTAGGTAGGTAG
- a CDS encoding DUF4268 domain-containing protein, with protein sequence MFTVNHQTNRISPVKTKKFSELGFTERKHLQEWLAHEPSSLGEELLIIQKEFDGFDDTRERLDLLALDKDGNLVIIENKLDDSGRDVVWQALKYASYCASLTKAQIVEIYQQYLDRYEPVTGEVDLLNAPASASARICEFLDAPDLDELKLNLGNSQRIMLVAANFRKEVTSTALWLLGQGISIACFKITPYSLGEQLLINIDQIIPTPEAKELMIGINAKEAEEKTTEVVLKNRHTVRREYWERALEAFQKSACQLYNNISPSKDHWLSAGSGLSGCPYNLIFLQKELRVELWISRGVTEENKYLFDLLSQSKQDIEHTFGAELEWMRLDEKKSCRIQFSTKADGFNKETWPQAVAWHLEQMTKLEKALKGPLQKAAEAMKQKNFD encoded by the coding sequence ATGTTTACGGTAAATCATCAGACCAATAGGATTAGTCCGGTTAAGACGAAGAAGTTCAGTGAGTTGGGCTTTACTGAGCGCAAACATCTTCAGGAATGGTTGGCACACGAACCTTCCTCACTCGGTGAAGAGCTGTTGATTATTCAAAAGGAGTTCGATGGCTTTGATGATACCCGTGAACGCTTAGATTTACTGGCGCTGGATAAAGATGGCAATTTGGTCATTATTGAAAACAAGCTGGACGACAGTGGCCGAGATGTGGTTTGGCAGGCGCTTAAATATGCCTCTTACTGTGCAAGTTTAACCAAGGCGCAAATCGTTGAAATTTACCAGCAGTATTTAGACCGCTATGAGCCTGTAACAGGAGAGGTTGACTTGTTAAATGCCCCTGCAAGTGCCTCGGCGAGAATATGTGAGTTTTTGGATGCGCCCGATCTGGATGAGTTAAAGCTCAACCTGGGTAACAGCCAGCGCATTATGCTAGTTGCGGCGAACTTTCGCAAAGAAGTCACCAGCACAGCGCTGTGGTTATTGGGTCAAGGCATTAGCATTGCCTGCTTCAAAATCACTCCTTATTCACTGGGTGAACAGCTCCTGATTAATATTGACCAGATCATCCCAACGCCAGAAGCGAAAGAGTTGATGATCGGCATTAATGCCAAGGAAGCGGAAGAAAAAACCACCGAAGTGGTACTGAAAAACCGCCATACCGTGCGTCGCGAGTACTGGGAGCGTGCCTTAGAGGCGTTTCAGAAAAGCGCTTGCCAACTCTATAACAACATTAGCCCAAGCAAAGATCATTGGTTATCAGCAGGCTCAGGGCTAAGTGGATGTCCGTATAACCTGATATTTCTGCAAAAAGAGCTTCGAGTAGAGCTTTGGATCAGCCGTGGGGTTACCGAAGAGAATAAATACCTTTTTGACTTGTTGAGTCAGTCCAAACAGGACATTGAACATACTTTTGGTGCAGAACTTGAGTGGATGAGGCTGGATGAGAAGAAATCTTGCCGTATCCAGTTTTCGACCAAAGCTGATGGGTTTAATAAAGAGACTTGGCCCCAAGCGGTTGCATGGCACTTAGAGCAGATGACAAAGTTAGAAAAAGCCTTGAAAGGACCGCTACAAAAAGCGGCTGAGGCAATGAAACAGAAGAATTTTGATTAA
- a CDS encoding restriction endonuclease subunit S, whose protein sequence is MESITSTPKYDQYIDSGYEWIGEIPQHWDLVKLGSCLSPVSVKNCPELPLLSITREQGVIERDVDDQESNHNFIPDDLSGYKKLEKGQFGMNKMKAWQGSYGVSKFTGIVSPAYFVFDFTKAINPEFFNWAIRSKLYVSFFGSASDGVRIGQWDLSKTRMKVIPFVLPSEEEQSLIANFLDKKTTQINDAIAIKEQQINLLKERKQIIIQQAVTQGLDLNVPMKDSGVDWIGKIPEHWEVRRAKYIFKKENRPVRLEDDVVTCFRDGQVTLRTNRRTEGFTFATKEHGYQGIRKGDLVIHAMDAFAGAIGVSDSDGKSSPVYSACTPVTGVKVNPKYYALYLRSLALGGFIESLAKGIRERSTDFRYKDFSELFFPLPDIETQNKVVLEIEKSHQEIDGGISVLTKQIEKIKEYKTSLINSAVTGKIKITPEMVEQ, encoded by the coding sequence ATGGAAAGCATTACCTCAACGCCGAAGTATGATCAATATATTGACTCGGGTTATGAGTGGATTGGCGAAATTCCACAGCATTGGGACTTGGTTAAATTGGGCTCGTGCCTATCCCCAGTATCGGTCAAAAACTGCCCTGAATTGCCACTGCTTTCGATAACACGCGAACAAGGTGTTATTGAGAGAGACGTGGATGATCAAGAGTCAAATCACAATTTTATACCAGATGATCTTAGCGGCTATAAAAAGCTTGAGAAAGGTCAATTTGGTATGAATAAAATGAAAGCGTGGCAAGGTTCCTACGGTGTATCAAAGTTCACTGGAATTGTAAGTCCTGCGTATTTTGTTTTTGATTTTACAAAGGCAATAAATCCTGAGTTTTTCAATTGGGCGATACGCAGTAAGTTATACGTATCGTTTTTTGGTAGTGCATCAGATGGTGTAAGGATTGGTCAGTGGGACCTTTCAAAAACAAGGATGAAGGTGATTCCTTTTGTCCTGCCTTCAGAAGAAGAGCAGTCCCTAATTGCAAATTTTCTCGACAAGAAAACGACTCAAATTAACGACGCGATTGCTATCAAAGAGCAGCAAATTAACCTGCTCAAAGAGCGTAAGCAGATCATCATCCAACAGGCGGTGACCCAAGGGCTTGATCTTAATGTGCCAATGAAAGATTCCGGTGTGGATTGGATTGGAAAGATTCCAGAACATTGGGAGGTTAGAAGAGCTAAGTATATTTTTAAGAAAGAAAACCGACCTGTTAGGCTCGAAGACGATGTTGTTACATGTTTTAGGGATGGCCAGGTTACATTACGGACTAACAGGCGAACCGAAGGTTTTACATTTGCTACTAAGGAGCATGGTTATCAGGGGATACGGAAAGGAGATCTTGTTATTCATGCAATGGATGCGTTTGCGGGAGCTATAGGTGTTTCCGACTCTGACGGTAAATCAAGCCCAGTATATTCTGCATGCACCCCAGTAACAGGTGTGAAGGTTAATCCAAAATACTATGCACTTTATTTAAGAAGCTTAGCGTTAGGTGGCTTTATCGAATCTTTAGCAAAAGGAATTCGCGAAAGGTCAACTGACTTTAGATATAAAGATTTTTCAGAGTTGTTTTTTCCTCTGCCAGATATCGAAACGCAAAATAAGGTGGTTTTAGAAATTGAAAAAAGTCATCAAGAAATTGATGGTGGCATTAGCGTTCTGACCAAGCAAATTGAAAAAATCAAGGAATACAAAACCTCCCTGATCAACAGCGCCGTGACAGGAAAAATAAAAATCACCCCAGAAATGGTTGAGCAATAG
- a CDS encoding type I restriction-modification system subunit M codes for MDHSVHNKLISFIWNIADDCLRDVYVRGKYRDVILPMVVLRRLDTLLEPTKEAVLEEVKFQKEEMQATELDDEPLKAASGYVFYNTSKWTLKSLFNTATNNQQILLANFEEYLLGFSDNVKEIIECFNLKSQIRHMASKQVLLDVVEKFVSPYINLTHETVEDPDGNKMPALTNLGMGYVFEELIRKFNEENNEEAGEHFTPREVIELMTHLVFDPVKDQLPLTMTVYDPACGSGGMLTESQNFIEEKYPNDSRDVYLYGKEINDETYAICKSDMMIKGNNPENIKVGSTLSTDEFAASRFDFMLSNPPYGKSWASEQKHIKDGSDVIDPRFKVSLKDYWGNLEVVDATPRSSDGQLLFLMEMVNKMKDPSVSPLGSRIASVHNGSSLFTGDAGGGESNIRRFIIENDMLDAIVQLPNNLFYNTGITTYIWVLNNNKPEARKGKVQLIDASLLYRKLRKNLGNKNCEFAPEHITEITDTYLACEDVERALDANNDPIGIASKVFSNDDFGYYKVTIERPDRRRAKFTQDAIAPLRFDKQLSEVMEYVYAEHDERVYEKNGYGSDKKKSFLKSIEKDILSWCEENDISLNAKAKAKLLDVKHWLALKALLETAQTLMADIGSNEFDDFNSFKTQVDKSLKAHAIKLSAPEKNAILNAVSWYDETAKKVVKKTVKLTGEKLNDLLDRYECEVADLPDFGYYPVPTTEGGKKGEFITYETSSDLRDTESVPLKQSIYQYFLDEVKPHVDEAWINLDTVKIGYEISFNKYFYLHKPLRSLEEVATDIINLEQKAEGLIAQILGVKVAEVQGEA; via the coding sequence ATGGATCATAGTGTACATAACAAGCTCATCTCATTTATTTGGAACATTGCCGACGACTGTTTACGGGATGTGTACGTTCGCGGTAAGTACCGTGATGTGATTTTACCTATGGTGGTATTACGACGTTTAGATACGTTACTTGAACCCACCAAAGAAGCCGTGCTTGAAGAGGTAAAGTTCCAAAAAGAAGAGATGCAAGCCACGGAGCTTGATGATGAACCATTAAAGGCGGCCAGTGGTTATGTCTTTTACAATACGTCTAAATGGACTCTGAAATCCCTGTTCAACACCGCGACAAATAACCAACAGATATTACTCGCCAACTTTGAAGAGTACCTGCTTGGCTTTAGCGATAATGTTAAAGAGATCATTGAATGCTTTAACCTCAAATCGCAAATTCGTCACATGGCCTCAAAGCAAGTCCTGCTTGATGTCGTCGAAAAGTTTGTTTCCCCTTACATCAACTTAACTCATGAAACGGTCGAAGACCCGGATGGCAACAAGATGCCAGCCCTTACTAACCTGGGTATGGGTTACGTGTTCGAAGAGTTGATCCGCAAGTTCAACGAAGAAAACAATGAAGAAGCAGGTGAACACTTTACGCCACGTGAAGTGATTGAATTGATGACGCACCTGGTGTTTGACCCAGTGAAAGACCAGTTACCGCTTACCATGACAGTGTATGACCCTGCGTGTGGTAGCGGTGGTATGTTGACTGAATCTCAAAACTTCATTGAAGAGAAATACCCGAACGACAGCCGTGATGTTTACCTTTACGGCAAAGAGATCAACGACGAGACCTACGCGATTTGTAAATCGGACATGATGATCAAAGGTAACAACCCTGAGAACATCAAAGTAGGCTCAACCTTGTCTACCGACGAGTTTGCGGCTTCTCGCTTTGACTTTATGTTGTCTAACCCGCCATATGGTAAGAGTTGGGCGTCCGAACAGAAGCACATTAAAGACGGCAGTGATGTGATCGACCCGCGTTTTAAGGTTAGCCTGAAAGACTATTGGGGAAATCTCGAAGTGGTGGATGCCACGCCACGTTCAAGTGATGGCCAGCTGCTCTTCTTAATGGAAATGGTCAATAAGATGAAAGATCCGAGCGTAAGCCCATTAGGCAGCCGGATTGCTTCTGTTCATAATGGCTCATCGCTCTTTACCGGTGATGCGGGCGGTGGCGAAAGTAACATTCGTCGCTTCATCATTGAAAACGACATGCTAGATGCCATCGTTCAGTTACCAAATAACCTGTTCTACAACACCGGTATTACCACTTACATTTGGGTGTTGAACAACAATAAACCTGAGGCACGCAAAGGCAAGGTGCAACTGATTGATGCCAGCTTGCTATACCGTAAGTTGCGTAAGAACTTGGGTAACAAAAACTGCGAATTTGCGCCTGAGCACATCACGGAAATCACCGATACTTACCTCGCGTGTGAGGATGTTGAAAGAGCGCTTGATGCAAACAATGATCCTATCGGTATCGCCAGTAAGGTGTTTAGTAATGACGACTTTGGCTACTACAAAGTCACTATCGAGCGCCCAGACCGCCGAAGAGCAAAGTTCACTCAAGACGCAATAGCCCCACTGCGTTTTGATAAGCAGCTCAGTGAAGTGATGGAGTACGTGTACGCAGAGCACGACGAACGTGTTTACGAAAAAAATGGCTATGGTTCTGACAAGAAAAAGAGCTTTTTAAAATCCATCGAGAAAGACATTCTTTCTTGGTGTGAAGAAAACGACATCAGTCTCAATGCCAAGGCTAAGGCTAAACTGCTTGATGTGAAACACTGGCTGGCGCTAAAAGCATTGCTTGAAACAGCACAAACGCTGATGGCTGACATCGGTAGCAATGAATTTGATGACTTCAATAGCTTTAAAACCCAGGTTGATAAATCGCTAAAAGCCCATGCCATTAAGCTTTCAGCACCTGAGAAAAATGCCATCCTGAACGCGGTGAGCTGGTATGACGAAACCGCCAAGAAAGTGGTGAAAAAGACCGTTAAATTAACGGGTGAAAAATTAAACGACCTGCTGGATCGCTATGAGTGTGAAGTCGCTGACCTGCCAGATTTTGGTTATTACCCCGTTCCTACCACAGAAGGCGGTAAAAAAGGCGAGTTCATTACTTACGAGACGAGTTCAGACCTGCGTGACACAGAATCTGTTCCATTGAAGCAAAGCATCTACCAGTACTTCCTAGACGAAGTGAAGCCTCATGTCGATGAGGCATGGATAAACCTAGACACGGTAAAAATTGGCTATGAAATCAGCTTCAATAAGTATTTCTATCTGCATAAGCCATTACGTAGTCTTGAAGAAGTAGCAACTGATATTATTAACCTAGAGCAGAAGGCTGAGGGTTTGATTGCACAAATATTAGGCGTAAAAGTGGCGGAAGTTCAGGGAGAAGCCTAA
- a CDS encoding WYL domain-containing protein, whose protein sequence is MTNDGLKQTVVAKPDRLSQIAQLPQATRDRIAHIDFTLLFKGEAVRADLVDRFSIAAAQATKDFTMYRELAPGNIEYDQKLKLHKRGEAFESLFDYDVVRTLATISQGYGDGFTGKVKPPLACEAPYHLNKPNLSIVAKVTEAIHKGKALRITYVSLSSGETTREIVPHTLVDNGLRWHVRGFDRKHGEFRDFVLTRIKAAVVIEDSTLSPSVIKESELETQDRQWNRFVELELVPHPRIEHSEAIELDYGMTGGVLKVEIRAATAGYLLRQWHVDCSTEHSLMGFEYQLWLRNSQALYGVTNLSIAPGRTS, encoded by the coding sequence ATGACAAATGATGGTCTGAAACAAACAGTAGTGGCGAAGCCAGATAGGCTCTCGCAGATAGCGCAGTTGCCACAAGCAACCAGGGATCGCATTGCCCACATCGATTTCACCTTATTGTTTAAGGGAGAAGCGGTACGGGCAGACTTAGTCGATCGGTTCAGCATAGCCGCTGCACAAGCAACGAAAGACTTCACAATGTACCGAGAGCTTGCACCAGGCAACATTGAGTATGACCAAAAGCTCAAGTTGCATAAGCGTGGTGAAGCATTTGAATCCTTGTTCGACTACGACGTTGTGAGAACACTGGCAACCATTAGCCAAGGCTACGGAGATGGCTTCACTGGAAAGGTAAAACCACCCCTTGCTTGTGAAGCGCCTTATCACCTTAACAAACCGAATCTATCGATAGTGGCGAAAGTCACCGAGGCCATTCACAAAGGCAAAGCCTTGCGTATCACCTATGTGTCGTTATCGAGCGGTGAAACCACGCGTGAAATTGTGCCGCATACGCTGGTGGACAATGGGCTGCGTTGGCATGTGCGTGGTTTTGACCGCAAGCATGGCGAGTTTCGTGACTTTGTGCTGACCCGAATTAAAGCCGCGGTTGTGATTGAAGATTCCACTTTGTCGCCTTCTGTTATCAAAGAAAGTGAGCTCGAAACCCAAGATCGGCAATGGAACCGATTTGTAGAACTAGAGTTAGTGCCGCATCCACGTATTGAACACAGCGAGGCGATAGAGCTGGACTATGGCATGACGGGTGGCGTTCTAAAGGTTGAGATTAGAGCGGCAACGGCAGGGTATTTGCTTCGCCAATGGCATGTGGATTGTTCTACGGAACACTCATTAATGGGCTTTGAGTATCAGCTTTGGTTGCGTAACAGCCAGGCACTTTATGGTGTCACAAACTTAAGCATTGCGCCGGGTAGAACAAGTTAA
- a CDS encoding Tn7-like element transposition protein TnsE gives MSSRLLIDFKVEVNTKEDYANIEVLQTSNFPPSAFNDSATRAMLSWLLIDCNAKRSFESIFRYFNVEKDRDVYAGFKRWLFHFDPPQMSGWSFSYEGRLDTSGRYFLVEKITDIEINAQMPSRVYFHNPSFTHPDEGQEPTISCEGPEPYERPEDHIIDDDREASDANHAFLLGENTCSVRFKNHFSTSKATTPKRSHRPYSSIDTSKKAGDTVSTNEPGSNGEVPSADMGGGMQDCTDKSEEYASRFTAFNMMVQMLEEKYACTIIDSYTNELDQVGRSKCHLIDSGAKRTIRCVVVERNGHVNYLLEVDVTGLSKWISTKCIRQIDTRNWKEQFSRIKKGVVTKSLGWPTQEMDAMFGFKKHIGISHPKSVEGHPTGIPTESILDWAGRVAEKL, from the coding sequence ATGTCTTCTCGTTTGCTTATAGACTTCAAGGTCGAAGTTAACACCAAGGAGGACTATGCCAATATCGAAGTGTTGCAAACATCAAACTTTCCTCCTTCGGCATTCAATGATTCAGCAACAAGAGCAATGTTGAGCTGGTTGCTTATTGATTGCAATGCAAAGCGTTCATTTGAATCGATTTTTAGATACTTCAACGTCGAGAAAGACCGTGATGTATATGCGGGGTTTAAGCGCTGGCTATTTCATTTCGATCCACCTCAAATGTCTGGGTGGTCTTTCTCATATGAAGGCAGGCTTGATACAAGTGGTCGCTACTTTTTGGTTGAAAAGATAACGGATATTGAAATTAATGCTCAAATGCCGTCTAGGGTCTACTTTCATAACCCGTCTTTTACGCATCCAGATGAAGGCCAAGAGCCAACGATTAGTTGTGAAGGCCCTGAACCGTATGAGCGCCCAGAAGATCATATTATCGATGACGATAGAGAGGCTTCCGATGCTAACCATGCATTCTTGCTAGGAGAAAACACCTGCTCAGTAAGATTTAAAAATCATTTTTCAACGTCTAAAGCAACAACGCCCAAAAGGAGTCATAGGCCATATAGCAGTATAGATACATCCAAGAAAGCGGGTGATACGGTAAGTACCAATGAGCCTGGTAGTAATGGCGAGGTACCTTCGGCAGACATGGGCGGAGGTATGCAAGATTGTACTGATAAATCAGAGGAGTATGCTTCTCGTTTTACGGCCTTTAACATGATGGTGCAAATGCTAGAGGAAAAATACGCCTGCACAATCATTGATTCTTACACTAATGAGCTGGATCAGGTTGGACGCAGTAAATGCCACTTGATTGACTCTGGTGCAAAGAGAACGATTCGTTGCGTTGTCGTGGAGCGAAATGGTCATGTGAATTACTTGCTCGAAGTTGATGTAACAGGTCTGAGTAAATGGATCTCCACAAAATGTATACGGCAGATTGATACTCGCAATTGGAAAGAGCAGTTTTCTCGAATCAAAAAAGGCGTAGTGACAAAGTCTCTTGGATGGCCAACCCAAGAAATGGATGCCATGTTTGGCTTCAAAAAGCATATTGGTATATCTCACCCTAAGTCGGTAGAAGGACACCCGACAGGTATTCCTACTGAGTCAATTCTAGATTGGGCTGGAAGAGTTGCAGAAAAGCTTTAG